The genomic interval TGGCGCTGGCCCTGGCCGAGGAGGGGAAGCGGACGCTTCTCGTCGAGGTCGAGGGCCGGCAGGGCATCGCGCAGCTCTTCGAGACGCAGGCGTTGCCGTACGAGGAGCGGAAGATCGCCGTCGCTCCCGGGGGCGGGGAGGTGTACGCCCTCGCCATCGACGCCGAACTGGCCCTTCTGGACTACCTCCAGATGTTCTACAAGCTCGGCGGCGCCGGGCGGGCCCTGCGCAAGCTCGGCGCGATCGACTTCGCCACCACCATCGCCCCCGGCGTCCGGGACGTGCTGCTCACCGGCAAGGCGTGCGAGGCGGTGCGGCGCAAGGACCGCGGCGGCCGGTTCGTCTACGACTACGTCGTGATGGACGCCCCGCCGACCGGCCGCATCACCCGCTTCCTCAACGTCAACGACGAGGTGGCCGGGCTCGCCAAGATCGGCCCGATACACAATCAGGCGCAGGCCGTCATGCGGGTGCTGAAGTCGCCGGAGACGGCCGTGCACCTGGTCACGCTGCTGGAGGAGATGCCGGTCCAGGAGACCGCGGACGGCATCGCGGAACTGCGCGCGGCCCGGCTGCCGGTGGGGCGGGTCATCGTGAACATGGTGCGGCCCCAGGTGCTGGACGCCGCTGATCTGGACCTCGTCGGGAGCGTGCCCCGTTCCGTCGTCGCGCGGTCGCTGTCCTCCGCCGGGCTCGGCGGCGCGCGGCGCGGCGGGCACGCGGAGCGGCTGGTGGAGCCGCTGCTCACGCAGGCGGAGGAGTACGCCGAGCGGTACGCGCTGGAGACCGAGCAGCGCGCCGTGCTGGCGGATCTGGGGGTGCCGCTGCACGAACTCCCGCTGCTCGCCGAGGGCATGGACCTGGCCGGGCTGTACGCGCTGGCGCGGAAGCTGCGCGGACAGGGCGTGTCATGACCGGCCGGACGCCTCGCCGGAAGCACGTGCCCGGCGGCCCCCACCACCGTCACCGCCGCATCGGCCCCGTCACGAGTCGGATCCACCGGAAGCAGGGGATGTCATGAGCCGTCGTCCGGAACCGGCGC from Streptomyces sp. DH-12 carries:
- a CDS encoding ArsA-related P-loop ATPase: MSRLQVVSGKGGTGKTTVAAALALALAEEGKRTLLVEVEGRQGIAQLFETQALPYEERKIAVAPGGGEVYALAIDAELALLDYLQMFYKLGGAGRALRKLGAIDFATTIAPGVRDVLLTGKACEAVRRKDRGGRFVYDYVVMDAPPTGRITRFLNVNDEVAGLAKIGPIHNQAQAVMRVLKSPETAVHLVTLLEEMPVQETADGIAELRAARLPVGRVIVNMVRPQVLDAADLDLVGSVPRSVVARSLSSAGLGGARRGGHAERLVEPLLTQAEEYAERYALETEQRAVLADLGVPLHELPLLAEGMDLAGLYALARKLRGQGVS